The Platichthys flesus chromosome 8, fPlaFle2.1, whole genome shotgun sequence genome has a window encoding:
- the LOC133959368 gene encoding E3 ubiquitin-protein ligase TRIM39-like — protein sequence MASARSLIADDDFRCSICLSVFTKPVSIPCGHNFCFNCITKFWDSSNPKCKCPLCNEAFSSRPMLRVNTTIAELIEKFKKTIQEKSSATVEEEKAGEVLCSMCEGAKDPALRSCLVCVMSFCKTHLEPHQRIPTLKKHVLINPVEDLESRLCDKHDKPLDMFCIADQSCICEVCNSRNHKTCRTVTIEEAAKVLKKKLGMKKTQRDQMIEKRQQKIEEIENSLEASRTDSAMALSSTVSTVNDVVDYIKRSLVKFTEVINTKQGNIDTEAKGLLQELDREIVQIKQESTHLDAPTDKDPFRFLTNFCSLSISQPKVKDWAGVTLKCPPFPAQGASLRAKLMREISSLCDPDLKEKQQHAVDVTLDPDTAHPKLRLSADRKRVAHGDGIMKQRYFPESFEQLLAVLGKEGFRSGKFYYEVQVKDKTQWLLGVVNHSINRKGEIQLSPENGYWTISLTKGTEFTANTNPAVDLHLSGIPQKVGVFVDYKEGEVSFYNVDTQARIISFTGCTFTEQLFPVFGPGHNNGGENSAHMIITYVTHNA from the coding sequence ATGGCTTCAGCCAGAAGTCTAATAGCTGATGACGATTTTCGTTGTTCCATTTGTTTGAGTGTCTTCACTAAGCCTGTGTCAATCCCCTGCGGTCACAACTTCTGTTTTAACTGTATCACAAAGTTCTGGGACTCAAGCAATCCTAAATGCAAATGTCCACTGTGTAACGAGGCATTTTCCAGCAGACCGATGCTTCGGGTTAACACAACCATCGCTGAGctgattgaaaagttcaaaaaAACAATCCAAGAAAAATCCTCTGCCACCGTTGAAGAGGAAAAAGCAGGAGAAGTGCTGTGTAGTATGTGTGAAGGGGCAAAGGACCCAGCCCTGAGGTCCTGCTTGGTGTGTGTCATGTCTTTCTGTAAAACACATCTGGAGCCTCATCAGAGAATTCCCACCTTGAAGAAGCATGTGCTGATCAACCCAGTGGAGGACCTGGAAAGCAGGCTGTGTGACAAGCATGACAAGCCTCTGGATATGTTTTGTATTGCAGATCAAAGTTGTATCTGTGAGGTCTGTAACAGCAGAAACCATAAAACCTGTAGGACAGTGACCATAGAGGAGGCGGCTAAAGTGCTCAAAAAAAAGCTGGGAATGAAGAAGACTCAGAGGGATCAGATGATCGAGAAACGTCAGCAGAAAATTGAAGAGATTGAAAACTCATTGGAGGCTAGCAGAACTGACTCAGCGATGGCACTGTCAAGCACCGTGAGCACGGTGAATGATGTGGTGGACTACATTAAGAGGAGCCTCGTCAAGTTCACTGAGGTTATCAATACAAAGCAGGGAAACATTGACACTGAGGCAAAAGGATTACTTCAAGAACTGGATCGTGAAATTGTGCAAATTAAGCAGGAAAGCACGCACCTCGATGCACCGACTGACAAAGACCCTTTCCGGTTCCTTACAAACTTCTGTTCTCTTAGCATCTCTCAGCCCAAGGTGAAGGACTGGGCCGGTGTCACTCTTAAATGTCCCCCGTTTCCAGCGCAGGGAGCCAGTCTGAGGGCAAAACTCATGAGAGAAATAAGTAGTCTGTGTGATCctgacttgaaagagaagcagcagcatgCTGTAGATGTAACTCTGGATCCTGACACAGCACACCCCAAACTCAGACTTtctgcagacaggaagagagtcGCACACGGAGATGGAATAATGAAACAAAGATACTTCCCGGAGAGCTTTGAACAACTCTTAGCTGTCCTGGGAAAAGAAGGATTCCGCTCAGGAAAATTTTACTACGAAGTCCAAGTTAAGGACAAAACCCAATGGCTTCTTGGAGTAGTAAACCATTCCATCAACAGAAAGGGCGAAATACAACTGAGCCCAGAGAATGGTTATTGGACCATTTCTCTGACAAAAGGAACCGAGTTTACAGCCAATACAAACCCTGCCGTCGACCTCCATCTGAGCGGGATCCCTCAAAAGGTCGGAGTTTTTGTCGACTACAAGGAGGGTGAAGTCTCCTTCTACAATGTGGATACACAGGCAAGAATCATCTCCTTCACTGGATGCACCTTCACCGAGCAGCTTTTTCCAGTCTTTGGCCCCGGTCATAACAATGGTGGCGAAAACTCCGCCCATATGATCATCACTTACGTCACACACAACGcctga